The segment ATTGATCAACTCAACACAAGTTTAAAACAAAGTTCTATCTAACGGTAAAACTGACATATTGTACAAGAGTTCCAGctaagttgtattttttttttttttaactctatcAAGGAAGGAGCCGATAACCTAGGGCCAAGTACCATAATTTGAATTTGCGTTTTCACAATTACAAGAAACATTCTATAACCAATTCAGTCTCCTTATAAACGATAATTGCAACAGAATATCCATCAGTTTTCTGAGAACAGCCCCTACCCTTACCAAGCATGTAGATGACATCCTTCATATGAAATTGCCAGGATTTGATGCCATTGCCTCGTTACTTACGGTAAGGATGATACCTTCCAGTAACAGCAGCACCACCATTTGCACTGCCAGCATACCCCTTATTACTACCATAGCCACCACCAAGAGCATCACCATTGTCATACCTTTTACCGCTGCCAaaaccatcaccatcaccagtTCTCCCATATGCTTTACCACCACCATACTCGGCAGCATTATTGTAACCACTTGGAATGCCATAACCACTTCCTCCATAGACACCAGTTCCATACATCATTGGCCCACCAAACCCGAAACCATAACCATATGCACCATAACCACCATAAAAACCAGCAGTGCCTGCAGGGTAGTTTCCTCCATAACTGCCATAACTCCCATAACCATCATAGCCACTATACCCATCATATCCTCTGCCCATTTTTCGACCATAACGACCTACAGAACTATTACTAGCACCAAAGCCACCTGCACCATTGCCAGCACCAAAGCCACCTGCACCATTGCCGAATCCAGTATAAGACTTTGCTGTACTGCCATAATCACCACCAGTTCTCTTTGGTTCAGCCTTCTTTATTTCCAcctaaaatttatattgaagGGCTTGAGCTATTAAAATCTCACAAGAGCATGCCATAAACAACCAGTAGGATGACAGGAATATCTATTCAGCAGATATATAACCTACCTGTTTACCACCAAGCTCATGTGTTCTGCCCTCTGAAAAGATTTGTTCTACAGCATCTTCAATGTCAAATGTGACAAACCCAAATCCCCTAGACCTTCCAGTCTTATGATCTAGCATAATCTGGTGGTCTACAATGCTACCATAAACAGAGAAGTATTCCTTTAACTCATCTGTAATATGAAAATACAGTCAAGGGAGCACATAAATTTAGCTCATTCAAAAAGGGAAATTCAATATGAAAATTGAGCTATGCTACCTTCAGTCAAAGAAGGTGGTATTCCACCaacaaaaattttctttgttcttgttaCTCCTTTAACGTCCATATCTTCCCTTGGAACTGTCCTCTTCACTTCCACCTGGAATAAGAATACAACAGTGTAAGCTCCAAAATATCAAGAATTCCACCATTTATAATGAAAAagcaatgaataaaattatcaacGACTTAAACATCTTATGATGTCAGGAAATGAGTGAGTTAATGTTACCGCTCTGCCATCTATAACATGGTCTTCCTCCAAAACCCTATCAGCAACTGCAGGGTCAGCAAATGTTACAAACCCAAACCCTCGTGGCCTTCCAGAATGTCTATCAGTCATTATTACAGAGTCCATGACTTCTCCATACTTGCTAAAGTAATTAGTGAACGTTTCTGAAACCAAAAGGATGTGATAGATATTAGCACAGAAGAGAGACAATTCTACCCAAGGagaattttatgataaaagatGACAAAACAGGCCTAACAGAAACAATATAGCTGTAATCATGCTGTAGAACTAAGCAGCAATCCTTCACAGGTGGAAGGCATATATTCTTCAAATTTCTTGACTTAGTGTCAGAAAACTAGCTTGAAGCAATTGAGAAGGCAGATAACCAATTACCCTAGATTGTGTTCATAAGAGATTACTAATACTAGAGGTTGCACAATTCCTATTGCTGATGGAATTTGATCCAAGGTATGACCTGCCAATACGAAATATAATAGACCATTTCCAAAACCATTCCATAGACTTACATATAATGCAACTACACAGCTAAATTGAATATCTATAATGCAATCCACAAAGTTCTCAATTGTTGGTCAACATACAATATCCAGACTCTTCCCATTGTGAAATATCAGGCGCACTCAGCACCACAAGTCAATGATTAAACCTCAAGATGGCACatatatttcacaaaaaaaccaaaagaaatgaaacaaaaatatgcAGCCATGACTCTTTAACACAAAAGTAACTAGATAACACCACATGTATTACAAAGCCACACAGAAAAAGCTTGCAATTAAAACTGCACCAAGCAAGTTAGCTATTCGAAATACAAGCCATTGTAGGAATTCTAATGCTCAATTCAATCCTACAAGACattaataattctaaaacaacaaattattaaaacagTAAAGTATTATTACCTTCAGTAGTTTCCCAGGAGACACCACCAACAAAGAGTTTTCtaccagcaaaaaaaaaacccacaaattATTTCCCCAATCACAATCATTTTCAGCAGCGAAATCCGCAATCTGCTTTTGATTTAATCTAAGCttctaaaagaagaaaagaccAAAATCCCTACATGCACAGAAACATTACAAATTTACAAACTAACCCTGCAGAAGAAGAGTCACgattgtgatgatgatgatgatgatgattcatTGATAGGTTTCTTTCAATTCCTCCACTACCTATGTCCCCCTCCTGCTGTTGCTGTTCTTCCTCATAAAAACcttcttgctgctgctgctgctgatgctCTTCGTCACTATGGCGGTTAAAGGCAAGGACGTTATCTCCATATTGCCTCTCTGGCGGTGGATAATCATAATCCATTGACATATTTTGTACCTAATCAAACAAAAACCTGCAAAAGAACCACCTTTTTTTTACGATCTTGCCTAACCCTAACTACCAATACCCTAAAAGTAGACTCGCCTAGATTGATTGATTCAAGAACCCTACTAGCTAGGGTTTTGAGCAAGCAGAGAGAGGAATTGGGATTCGATTTTGGAGTTGCAGAGAAACCCTAGGTTAGACTCGCGCAAGGTGCCGTGCAAGAGAGCGACTGGAGAACAAAGAGAGTAAGtaattcaatttgaaatattCGATTTCTGGAGgtggtttattttctttatattgatGGTTGGAGTGTCAGTGTTGAAGTTGAGCCTGGAACGGCGTCGTTTATGGCATAATCTAAAAGCACATGCATGCCCACCGTTGTACGGTCAAAAATAAAGGCCAGGCCAAGCCAGATTTCATGTTCAACCACAAATGCATGAAATATGGCCTCCTGgactcatataaaataaatgttcacaagcaatcctttttttttttttcgtgaaAGCTCATGAAtcttgattatattaaaaaaaaacatttgtgaaTAGTTTCATATATTGTTAACATGGATGAAAATCATTTATTGGTATTGATGAAATGCTCATTATGAAAAACTTACAACATAATTGAGTTTTTCTTCATCGTGTTCTATACTAATAACTAGAAACTAGAAACCCTCGTAtgtttaaattatcaaatacaaaaGAAATGTGTGTGTGAAAAGAGAAATATACGTGTAGAGAGTGTCTATAAAAAGCAATGAGAGTAATATGTTATGTTAAGTATGCTTAATTGAGCCTATATGAGCTTGTCTTCTTCCATGGTGACTTGTGGTATGTATAAATACCAGAAGTTACATAAAATTGTCTGGTTGAGAGgaaaaatgataaagaatatcattttttcttaaaaagttaAGTTATTGATTGGTGTTTCATGTTTATTATTAATCGAGATGTATGTGATTAAATAAATCTTATGCATGAAATGCACCTCTACCCGCATAAAggtttagatttttcttttgatataattatgttttttttcttcatattattatgttatttctaaatgttatttatattatagattattgtagttgttgttaataattttatgaacaaTGATTCTCGAATTCCCTTTCTAAAAGGAGCTACCCTTTAGAATTGGAAAGacaaaatcttttttaacaTTAAGGTGTATGGATTTGGACCTTGCATTGCATTTAAAAGATCCTATTATGCTAACAGAATCAAGTTCTTCTATAGAAAAATGGCATGTAAGAGGTGGCAGCGATCCAACCATTTAAGTATGATGCTCGCAAAGCCCTATATTTGCAAAAATAACATAAGAGGTTTAATTCATAAATGCAATAAGGTTAAAAACTACATGAAAACTATTGAAGAGCAATATGTCAGTTCTAATAAAGCATTGGCTAGCACTCTTATGAATAAGTTGTCTGTGATGAAACATCACAAAACAAGAAGTGTGCGTGAACACATTATAAGAATGAGAGATATTGTTGCATGGCTAAAGTCTCttgaagttgatattttttaatccttCTCTGTCCATTTGATACTCAACTCCCTACAAAGTATGGACCATTCAAAATTTCTTATAACACACATAAAGAAAAATGGCTAGTAAATGCAATTTTAACCATGTACGTGATTGATACGTGATTGATTCTTATTATCAAATAAGGCtcaaaatagtacgagataaatattgagattttctcaataatataggcctcacatattgatGTCTCGATATgcgccttgttttttttttatctttttcttaagGTTGAACACCTACATGAAATAAAacgaatattttcaattaacatatacaatgaaaataatatcaaaGATTACATTGCATATGTAATCTCTAACCTCAAACAGATAaatccatctatactggaccAGGCCTTCAAGTTTTGCCTTATATAGTAAATGTATGGGTAAATGCTTCATAGAatcaaaaaaagatgaaaggaatatcatctcaagtttgcatattatctcgacgatattcgtttcaagcctctcaatgtgttGTGTTTACAACTTACTAGaacatatatctctaaaaaaaatgattaatctccatgagtgcatctcatatcctCTTTGGAAATAAATCACGataagctaatggaatgagtgtttgcataaacacgtggcaatTATGGcttttcattccatacaatctacaATCTTCTAAATTAACCAACTTTGATATGTTCAAGGTATGTCCATTGGAAAAACGCAGATTCTTCAGCCATTGGTACAATAGTAGTTGTATATTCTTATCTAAGACGAAGCTTGCTTTGGGCTTTACAACTTATGACCTAGCATAaaccaacttcatatttttacggtgccaaaacaacattatatccattctagccttgatgttgtcctttgtcttccccttcacgtCCATAAccgtgttgaaaatgttctcaaacacattcttttctatgtgcatgatgtcaaggttatggcggaagAGATTGGTCtttcaataaggaagctcccaaaaaatACTTCACTTTACCTAGTTGtgagtcaaaccaaaaccaggaaacttctacTTATCAGATTGGAAACCAAACACATAATGTCACCATACTCTGACACCACGTCATataattcttcaccagaaagatgcgagggtgcaacatccttttcaactctaccaataaaaaaatcctttttgttctttttgtaccTGTGATTCGTTGGCAAAAAAGGCCAGTGGTAGTAAAAAAAGACTTTCTTACCCCtatttgttagcgtgaatgccttatTGTTTTCCATGTAGTATGAACATGATAGTTTTTCATACGTGCTCCAACTAGAAACCATTTCATAaactggaaaatcattgatagtccttATCAAAACTGCTAtcataagaaaattatgtttcatcGATACATCATAAGTTAACATgtcggaggaccacaactgcatCAACTCATAAATCAATGGTTAAAgaaaaacatctatattctgGCCTGGTCTATTAGGACCAGGTATGACTGTAGATAAAAACGTGAACTCCGGTCTTATACATATCCTTtgtggcaagttataaatcgTTAATATAACCGGCTAACAAGAATAAGGTGCAGCAAATGACTCGAATGGATTGAATACGTCTGTATATAGCCCAAGACGAACGTTTCTTAATTTAGCTGAAAAGTGAAGATGCACATTGTTAAAGTGTTTTCATACTTCACCGTTGGAATGGTACATCGTCACTCCATTAACCGCATCATGTGATTAGTGCCATGTGATGTGCTCTACAATTTTTGGtaacatgaataacctctgcaatcTAAGTGTGATTggaaagtatctaagttttttatgtgCTATAAGAGTCTTTCCTCTGTCATTCTAAGTTTAtaacgggaatgcccacatgtcatgtACTTGTTTAGCTCATCATTTTCAAGGCAGTATAGCATATAGATGTTTGGATACATGTCAATTTCTTTGGTATCCTAAACTGAGGGGTTTTATCATGGACTTAGCAATATAGAAGTTATcttttcagcctgttccctacAGGTAAAATATTTCTCACCCATTTGATAATTCTATCATAATCGACCTCACTTAACCCATAATTCGACTTGATGGAAAACACATATGCAATGACCGAAAATTTACTATGATTTGTGCAACCATCTCATAATgattcgtcagaatctttcaaaagatcaaaaaacctggttgcgtctgcattaggttctttatctatgattggacattgaccgACATAATCCTAATTCATTCTCATCGCATTCATAACCATAGTCCTATAAAGATTATTGTTGTTAGTTTTAactccatgcacgttgctagcactagaagttacccaaccatcctttctaccatggtcTCGTGAGGAACAAATGGTTCTCCGTGTACATGCCAACATAGGTATTCCTTCATGAACcttttgtgtagaagatgcattgGTACAACATCTAGAtagagaaactttttattttgacatgtCCTATATGGACATCTAATActgcctccactaatatttttcagaatagatgttgcgtaattaataaaatcttaaaccccattacaataattcatcctcCACAATCCTTAGGGTAAATCCTTGTACAtccatgaatgatcatccatgacttttattgaacttatatatataatgatgacaacaatatgtattaattaactatgttaagtAAATAATCAACCTACTTTCATACTtcttttaattcattatcaattatctacgtatatctaaaattgaaaaacattaatttacgGAAATTACAACtcgataataaaattgacaaaatataaaacggaCTCGTTAAACAAGCCACTATTTATATCATTAAACACACCTAAGTCGGTAATTCGAtataagtttcaacaatttaaaaacaaatataattttagaaaatctaaaacaaaccataacatgtaCAAAATCATGTATCCATACAAAAAGTTtgttagaggaaaaaaaataagtaaacacccaaacaaaatatatatactacaaaaatatgcaataaaaaaattgacatttcaaaattatgttcaaatttaaaaaatgatagatttacttacttaaaatattaaaaaaaacgcaataaaattcatgttgtGACTTGAAAAGTCGAGGAAGGATGAGTTGAGCTGAGATGAGAGGGTGATGTGGGGAGGGAGGGGAGGCTGTTAGTTGCAGATTTTGGGTGAGGGGGGTTTGTTTAGTTGCtgagaggaaaaagaagaaatgggggAGGAAATGGTCGACTAGGTCATATATTAACTGTTACCAATAGAATTACTAACTAAATCATTCGGTCTATCAATCCATCGACAATTTTGTCGGTATAAGTGACACGTTACAGTACGACTTTCTCTATTTGAATCCAATTGTAATTCTATTGGTAAAGTGTACACAAAAAATTACACATTATCctatcttttggtttttttaatttctttttattctaaatGGGATTCCCTTGGTATTTACCGATAAAAATGGCGATGAGAACAATTCGGTTGGTAAATACTATGCCAAAAtaccgatgaaatatttttatcgaTGATTTCATTTGTATTCGTAGATTTTCAGGTAGTGTATATAACTTGTGAAAGTTGAGATGTAAAGACTGGATATGCTCTCTTGGTGCTCACCAGGTGATTACAAAGGTCACTTGAAGGCCCTGTTTCGATAGCTTGTTAGAAAGCTCTGACAATATGTTGGAGGGATACAGCACTGATCATGAAGTAGAATCAGGGAAGCTATACACCTTATTCAGTGCCCTAGATTACCCACAAGCTTATATTAGCTTCTGTACCTCActttttttcgtgttttttatttttttttatttttttggatggaTGTTCAAATTTATTATGAGCATCAAGGTTGCTTAGACCTTCAGACCATGCAATCCCTTTTATCAaactttattatgtttttatcagTGAAAAACTCTGTATACAAATATCATATTTGagtgaagcatgtgggagtaaAAGGTGCAGCAGGTACCGAGCTGATTGCTTAGTAACCTTGTATACTTGTTGAAATACTCtttttcattgaaaagaaaCTTGAAAGCCTTTTCATCTTCAAGTATGACCCAGAAGACATGTGATGCTAAAGAATTTCTTAAACAAATATTGTATACCGTAACAATCAAAAGGAATTTGCTGAATCTGATGATAGCCCATTCACTTCGGCTGTGGTGAAATTATACAGTGAATGACGAATCAAATGTATCCATCTGTGCAaacttttggattttttcattctaagatgtgttttttttcataaatcctACATATGaactttttcaaataaaatgttgatcAATGTGCATCTCTTTGAAAGAAATGAATTAATGCACTCCTTAGAGCTTACTTTAATTCCCTGCcttaattagtgttttttttactaaccaTTGACACGTGATTTACCATGtatcagataattttttttccaacaaaaataataataagcaggctatttcaatgtttttttttatagtaaatacaaaaaaaaaaaaaaattcaaaaaaaaattcaattcaaaaaataacaacaaaaaaaagaaccgGATAAACTAATTAATCTATCAAACTTGTGATTCGGATCATATACCTCAATgaaattaacaatttataattcttaagattatttttcatttaattatatgtaaccagactttttttatacaaaataacaatttaaaaaattaaaaataaaggttgCGTGTggcactaaataaaaaatagccttAATCTTTCTAAAGTTTGATAACAAAaggagattttgtttttaatttttaaagggttaaaaatacattaattttggtttttaagaAGGTGAAGTGTATAGGCCTACTCACACGTCTAGCACATAAAATAGACTTGGTTTGCTCTCTTCCCAAGAgcatacaacaaaaaaacatgttattcttttatttttaaatatttaaagatgGACGACATATTGTTTAccctttaatttaaaactaaaactacagatgacatgtcatttgcTGGATTAGAATCTAGCTATCAAGAGTCGTTGAAAAACTGGGCTCTCGGTATATTttccctaaaaaattaaatttcaaccaTTTATAGCCTAAAAAACCATAGACACCATGATAAACTCATTCATGGCCTCAAAAAACCGTACAAAAACctgaaaatcaatttgaaaccAAAACTCTTCTTGagctcatatatgttttttaagacAATTTCAatgtggaaaaaaagaaaacattaggGGAACTCTTCTACCGAATGGAAttcattgacataaaaaaattggaCTATTTTGATGGTTGAAGAAGGCATTAAAGATGATTTTCTCTTCTGATGATGAAAATTTGAtgactttttctttctcttcttaaaCCAatgactgaaaaataaaaaaataaagttttggataaaattgattttttaaaaaaatttgaaaattagagGGAcccaatattttataatttaaaaggtgttatggtaaaataaataaataaaacttaaattggCCTTCAATTTGGTcggagaaattaaaaaaataaataaattttgcacTATCAAAATTCACATACAATAAGTTTGGCTCTATAGTGGAGTGTGCTTCtatgtgttttttataataataattataatgttgATATGAATAAATCAACAtctattgctttttttttattaatttatgcatcagttaaaaaaaaccagataattttaaaactacttcacaatatcaatttaaagcatgtttgatattatgataacgattgcttttcaaagtattttttgtttggaaatacatcaaaataatatttttttatttttaaaattttattttgacatcaacatatcaaaatgatctaaaaatacaaaaaaaaatttgaagtaaagaaaaaattaatttttttaaaaatatttttaaaatacaaaaacaaacgggcttttaatttattcaaatatgGTTCAATAGGACTCTCCTCCTATCTAttcattctttgtttttcttttccaataaaCTCCTGGGATAAGgttagataattttagaaattaatctaGTCCAAGACTGAAAGccataaattcatttttaaaccTTTTCTCTTTTGTGATTTCATGTATGTGAAAATTACAGGTATGGGTtaatttcatttcaacctcAGAAACACCCCAGAAGTTGGGGGgaactagaagaagaaaagcaacaTAAATAAGGTACATGCTTCCCAGTGAGGTTTCTTGAATGACCAAAATCTGGCCGCATTTCTTGAAACTTCAAACTTCAAACTATAATTTGTTGCTGAATtcaaaagaagagaaacagagcattaaaaaataacccaagttCTGGTCTTGTGGTTGGCCTTGGAGGccattaaattgaagaaaatagaCCAAGATA is part of the Populus nigra chromosome 8, ddPopNigr1.1, whole genome shotgun sequence genome and harbors:
- the LOC133701903 gene encoding heterogeneous nuclear ribonucleoprotein 1-like, whose amino-acid sequence is MSMDYDYPPPERQYGDNVLAFNRHSDEEHQQQQQQEGFYEEEQQQQEGDIGSGGIERNLSMNHHHHHHHNRDSSSAGKLFVGGVSWETTEETFTNYFSKYGEVMDSVIMTDRHSGRPRGFGFVTFADPAVADRVLEEDHVIDGRAVEVKRTVPREDMDVKGVTRTKKIFVGGIPPSLTEDELKEYFSVYGSIVDHQIMLDHKTGRSRGFGFVTFDIEDAVEQIFSEGRTHELGGKQVEIKKAEPKRTGGDYGSTAKSYTGFGNGAGGFGAGNGAGGFGASNSSVGRYGRKMGRGYDGYSGYDGYGSYGSYGGNYPAGTAGFYGGYGAYGYGFGFGGPMMYGTGVYGGSGYGIPSGYNNAAEYGGGKAYGRTGDGDGFGSGKRYDNGDALGGGYGSNKGYAGSANGGAAVTGRYHPYRK